DNA sequence from the Betaproteobacteria bacterium genome:
CTTCGCGAGGCCACACAGGTGAAGAATATCTGGGTGCCGTATGGGGCGTAGTTGTCGCACGTAATCACGTGTAAGTAGTCGCAGTTACGTGCGGTGGCGCGCGGGGCAACGCAAGCGCAGGCCACGGAAAACCGGGATATTGACACCGCAAAGACGGGAGCCACCCCGCTGGCGCGAGCAGAATGTTAACCACGATCTTTTGATATAAGTCACAATTCCCGAATCAGTTCAGAAAACTGTTCAAGAAAGGAGGCCAACATGTCGGACGTCATCAATATCCTGCTGCAGGAGCATCGCAATATTTCCCGGGTGCTGGACCTCATCCAGCGGCAAGCGGCCAATTTGGCCAGCCGCGCGCCGGTGAACTATCGTTTGCTGGAGAGTTGCTTCCAGTATCTGTCGAGTTATCCCGAGAAATGCCATCACCCGAAGGAAGACCTGGTCTACCGGAAATTGCGCAGCAACTGCCCGGATATCGTGGATTCGCTCAGGGACCTGGTCGATGAGCACGAGACGCTTGCGTATTTCACGCGGAACCTGCGGCGCAGCATCGCGGTCGTGCAGCATCAATTGCCGACGGTCAACACACCATTGGCCGAACAACTGACCACTTATCTGGACGCCTACCATCTGCACATGGCGACGGAAGAAAAGTGTTTCTTTCCTCTGGCGCTGAAGCGGCTCAGTCACGATGAGCTCGCGGAAATCGATTTCACGCTCTTCGATCAACCGGATCATCTGTTTGACCGCGAAGCCGAAGCGAAGCTCGCCGAATTGCACCGGGCCATTTCCCAATCGGGCGCGGTCGAAGACCTGCGGGCCGACCACCGCGAAGAGGCCGCGTGGCTCGCCGCGCTACATGACATCGCCAATTTCAACGACGCCATGCAACGCGCCGGCGATCCGGTTTTGCTGGCCCGCTCGTCCAGCGGCGGTTATGAACTGAAAGATGGCGGACAGGTGCTGCTGTACATCCCGCCCTGCAGCGAATCCCGCGCAGCGTGGTGCGCCTACTACTACCGCAAGGCGACCAACCCACCTGACAATGTTTTTACCATTGATCGCGCGGGGTAGCGGCGCATTCGAGGAATTGCGCGACAGCGGAGAGCCCCATCAAGGTCGATGCCAAGCACGACAAAGTGGAATGCGAGAACGACCAAGTGCGCGTGCTACACATCAACTACGGCGTCAATGAAAACCCGTCATGCACGAACATCCGAACGTCGTCGCCATCTTCCTGACCGATGGACACACGAAATTCACGTTGCCCGATGGCAAGACCATCAATGCGCCGATCAAAGCAGGCACCACGCAAGAACTATCAGGGTCTACCCTCATTAGTCAACCGCAAGTAAGGGAAGCAACTTTCCAGACCGCCATTTGACAATCGACAAATCTACGCCATCGATGCTGCCGTTGGTGTTGACGTCATAGGCAAAGTTATCGCCCGCCGTAATCGACTGTCCCATCCGGCGTTTTATGGCGCTGATGTCGGCCGCATTTATTTTGCGCGAACCGGTGATATCGCCGAAAAGAAAGCCGACATTGACCTCGACAGAGGTCAATCCATTGACGCCGGTGGCTCGGACCTTTGCGCGTGTCATATCGGCAATCGGCGGTAGCAGGATGCTGACTTCATTACCGGAAAAAACTGGCGTCGGATTTCCCAACGATATGCCGTTGGCATCTTCAACCGTTGTCGATCCAACGGAAGCAATTGTGGTGTCGAACCGAAAGACGATGGTATGGCCCATGCCGCTTGCGCGCGGCTCCACGAAAATGGGGCCGGAGATTCCCGCGACGGGGTCGAGCCTGAGATCGAACGCTCCGCTCTGTCCGGCGTGATGTTTGCGTGAAAACGCGTTCACCAGGTTGGGGCCGATCGCGTTGCCGTCGGCCACGGTTTTGATGACGTTGGCGAAGATTCTTCCGCCGGCGCTGGTGCTCCCCGTCAGGATCATCGAGCCGTCCGCCGCGAACGCGACGCCGATCAGCCAGCTGTCGGCTGGCAACGCATAGAAGCGGACGCCGCCGCTGCCAAAGCTGCTATCCGGTCGGCCATCGGGCATGAAACGCGCCAGCATGGGCACGTATGTCACGGTGCCCAAGCTACCAAATCCGACGATGGCAATGCGGCCATTGGGCGCGATGGCCGCATGAAAGGCGTTGCCATTGTTGGCTGTTCCCGCCGACACCGTCACAAAACTGAATCCGCCGTTGCCAAACGTGGTATC
Encoded proteins:
- a CDS encoding hemerythrin domain-containing protein — protein: MSDVINILLQEHRNISRVLDLIQRQAANLASRAPVNYRLLESCFQYLSSYPEKCHHPKEDLVYRKLRSNCPDIVDSLRDLVDEHETLAYFTRNLRRSIAVVQHQLPTVNTPLAEQLTTYLDAYHLHMATEEKCFFPLALKRLSHDELAEIDFTLFDQPDHLFDREAEAKLAELHRAISQSGAVEDLRADHREEAAWLAALHDIANFNDAMQRAGDPVLLARSSSGGYELKDGGQVLLYIPPCSESRAAWCAYYYRKATNPPDNVFTIDRAG